GGCTGCGCCCCGGGATCGCCGATCCGCAGGGCGCCACCGTGGAGCGGGCGCTGCCCGCCCTCGGCTTCGACGGCGTGGGGGCGGTGCGCGTGGGCAAGGCCATCCGCCTGTCGGTGGAGGCCGCCGACGAGGATGCCGCCCGCGCCACCGCCACGTCGGTGGCCGACCGGCTGCTCGCCAACCCCGTCATCGAGGACTCGGCGGTGACCGTGGTGGGCGCCACCGACGCCGCCGGCCACAACGGGGCGTCGCGATGACGGCGCGCATCGGCAGGTCGCGATGACGGCGCGCATCGGCGTCGTGGTGTTTCCCGGCAGCAACTGCGAGCACGACGTGGTGAAGGCCCTCGGCCT
This is a stretch of genomic DNA from Acidimicrobiales bacterium. It encodes these proteins:
- the purS gene encoding phosphoribosylformylglycinamidine synthase subunit PurS translates to MIYEVLVEVRLRPGIADPQGATVERALPALGFDGVGAVRVGKAIRLSVEAADEDAARATATSVADRLLANPVIEDSAVTVVGATDAAGHNGASR